The DNA region AATTGAGGCTTGCGCTTAGTGTGGCAAGGATCAGGATGGCTTAAGGGGATGGAACAATGGCGTTGATGGAATCGTGGTTAGCATTGGCGATCGGCAACTCTCACCTGCACTGGGGATTGTTTATCGGCGATCGCCTGCATCACACCTGGGATACCCCCCACCTTTCCCCAGACCAAGTCCATTACCTGATCAGCCATCACTTCGACTTCACCCTCTTCCCCTCATCTCCCCACCCCCCGCCCCCTAATCCCCACCCCCTAATCTCTAATCCCCCACTCCACATCGCCTCCGTCGTCCCCACCCAAACCCAACTGTGGACAACCTACCCCCAGGCTCACTTGCTCCAACTAACCGATGTGCCCTTACAAGGGATGTATCCTACCTTTGGCCTCGATCGTGCCCTGACTCTGTGGGCCGCTATCTTGGCGATCGGCAGTCCCGTTCTGGTGATTGATGCAGGTACCGCGCTGACTTTTACTGCTGCTGACGAAAATCACCACTTGCTCGGAGGAGCTATCCTACCCGGTCTCCGCCTGCAACTAGCCGCACTCAGCCAAAACACCGCTGCCCTTCCCCACTCCCCACTTCCCACTTCCCACTCCCCTCTTCCTCCCCACTGGAGTCTGACCACCCCTGAAGCGATCGCCAGTGGCATTCTCCATACCTTGCTGGCTGGCATTCGCGATTTTCTCAACCATTGGTGGAAACGGTATCCCGCTGGGCAAGTGATGATGACGGGAGGAGATAGCGATCGGTTTTATCACTACCTGATCACTGAGCAGCCAATTCTGGCTCAACGCCTTCATTGCGATCGCACACTCATCTTTAAGGGAATGCAAGCGGTGAGAGCACAAAGGAACTAAACCTGCAGGGAGCCAACACAAAGCGCTAATTAGCATCGATGCATTGGGTCGCCAGTCGCAGCTAGTCTGAAGGCATCATGAACAGTTAATAATAATTATTAATAATACCTAAAGGTGTGTCGCTAGAAATGAGAATTAATTGCATCAAATAAGAAGACAGGCAAGGGCATCTATCTCGATGCCCCCTTGCCTGTACTTGGAATGCCAATTCCAGCAGAGTTACTTCCAACCTGCTCGATCCATAATCCTCACTGCTTGGTTGTTATTACGACCAAACACAGCCGCATTGATCCGGTCTTCCTTAAATTTTCCCAGGCTGGCAAGTTTGGGATCAACGGCTACATTGGCCCGCACCGGGTATTCGTTGTTGCCTTTAGCAAAAATTGTTTGGGCTTCTGGACTGACTAAATATTCCAAGAATTTAATGGCCGCATCCCGATTTCTTGAGGTTTTAACCACACCGCCACCGCTGATGTTGACATGAGTTCCGCGATTGCCTTGATTGGGGAAGAACACGCCAATTTTGGAAACAACGTCTCTGTCTTCTGGTTTGTTGGATTCCATCAATCGCACCACGTAGTATGTGTTTGCGAACGTGACATCTCCTACTCCTGCGGCCACTTCCTTAATTTGAGCTGTGTCATTTCCCTGGGGTGGACGGGCGAAATTGGCCACCAGTCCCTTGGCCCACTCTTCCGTTTTTTTCGCTCCATGCACGGCTAACAGAGATCCCGTTAATGACTGGTTGTAGACGTTGCTGGACGATCGCATAATCACACGTCCTTTCCACTTCGGATTGGCCAAATCCTCATAGGTAGAAAGCTCAGACGGTTTGACACGATTTTTGTTGTAAACAATTACTCTTGCTCGCTTAGACAAGCCAAACCAGTGGCCTTCGGGATCTCGCAGGTTAGCTGGAATGGCAGATTGCAATGCTCTTGACGAAATAGGTTGCAATAACCCAGCTTCTTCAGCCCGCCACAGATTGCCTGCATCCACTGTCATCAAAACATCGGCTGGACTATTGGCTCCCTCACTTTTAATCCGTTCGATCAACTTGTCGGCGGGAGCCTCAACCAAATTCACTTTAATTCCAGTTCGTTTAGTAAATCCCTGATACAACGCGTTATCTGTATCATAATGACGAGCAGAGTAGAGATTAAGCACCCGATTTGCCTGAGCGTTTACCAGTGCATACTGAGCAAACGAGCCTGCTGCAATAGTCACGATCGTAGTGCCCAGCGCCAACAAAGTGCGTCTCGTAATGTTCATTTTTTCGAACTTCACTCCTGACTTCTTTAATTGAGATTAACTCTCAATTAAAAAGCATAAGGTAATTGGGGTACGCCAGCAATACTAATGCAAATTATTCTCAATTTTTTATGAGTGGCGCAAGGACTAGAATTCGTTACTGCGATCGCCGGATCTCAAAGCCGTTTCACTCTTCTGGTTCTGCATCCGTGACGGCGACTTTATAGTACAGGCTAAATCAGGAAGGGCTTGATATGCAGTCACCTGTGATTCAGTTTCTAGTGCAGCGGTTGGTGTGCGCGTGGCAAACTCCAGTGACGCTGGAGGCTTGGCTATATGCGGCTGCATTATTGGGAATCTACAGCATGATCACAGTTCCAGTTGCCTTCAGGCTGGGGTTTGTCCGAGTCAGTGCGTCCCAACTGAGTGTAAAGGATCAGGTCGGGGTGATTGCCATTGCGCTGGTGATGCCATCCATTTTTGAGGAAGTGGTGTTTCGGGTGCTGCTACTGCCGCATCCAGGTGAAGGTACCTCTCCAGATGTGCAATGGCTGTGGGGGGCGATCGCCCTGCTGATCTTCGTGCTGTTCCATCCCTTAAATTCCTTCACCTTTTTTCCGGCCAGTCGCACCACATTCCTGAGTCCTATTTTTCTGATGGCCGCCGGATTTTTGGGCGCGGTCTGTTCGTTGTCCTACTGGCAAAGTGGCTCTCTCTGGCCGCCCGTAGTGATTCATTGGATCGTCGTGGTTGTCTGGTTGCTCTTCCTGGGGGGATACGAGAAATTGTACTCGCCGTCGTCTCAATCCTAATTTGTCAGGGAATCCTAACTCGTAAGGGCAGAAGGTCGATGGCAGAGGGTAAAAGATTCAGCGGAGAAGCTTCTACCTTACGACCCACATTCCGCACTTTCAACTGGCACATCAGGGATTAACGACGCAGCCACGGACTCCCAGAAGCCTTGGCCAGAGATTTATCTCAATAAACAGCATCTATTCTCAACTGCGCTCTAATGGTTCATGCGAACTAATAGCCTCATATTCTTTGCTCAGCAAGGCTTTCAGGGTTAAATGTTTGAGTGTGACACTTAAAGGGCGGAAAGTGGGTTACGAAGTACGGACGCGGAATAAAAGTATGCTATATTGTTAGCGGTTAGAAACTAAGCATACGTAATAAATAATTCTTTGGTTTTAAGTCAAGTCCAGTTAGAGAACGGTTGTTTTCCGATCAGAAAAACCACAGTGCTGGACTTAGACAAGGATTAGTTCACCTGGCTGAAGTGATTTATGACTCCACAAGAGGTAACACCATGAAACGCTTGGATGCCCCGTCCTTAAATGGCAATGGTCGGGTACACAGGGGAGAGCCTGGTACGCTCGATGATTTAGATGGTCGCCAACTAGAAGCTTCAGAAGATTTGGATGCTGAGTCTGCAGTATCAGTGCTCAATCCTCCTCAGACGGCTCCGGCCACAACTCCGGTCACAGAGTCGCCCTCGGAGCCAACTCCCACCCCTCAAGCTCCCAAACATCGACCGATTAAAGCCATCTTGGCCGTTGCTGGTGTAGGGGCGATCGCCGCGGGAGCCTTCGGATACCACTATTGGCAATATGCTTCCAGCCATGAAGAAACAGACAACGCTACGGTCGCTGGACATATTCATCAGATCAGTGCCCGCGTTCCCGGTACGGTGCAGGATGTGCTGGTGAACGATAACCAGATGGTGAAAAAGGGCCAACTCCTGGTGAAGTTGGATCCCAGCGATTACCAGATTAAGTTGCAGCAGGCTCAAGCAGATCTGGCCGCGGCTCAACAAAAGGCGAATACGGCTCAGGTGACTATTGCCCTGGCTGCTAAAAATGCGGCAGCTTCTGGTACGCAGTCTCAAGGTGATGTAGCGAAGGCGCAGGCGGCGATCGCTCAAGCCCAAGCTCAGGTGACAGAAGCTCAGGCGGGAGTACCGCAAGCTGAGGCTCAACTGGCCCAGTCGCAAGCCAACTGGCAAAAAGCGCAGGCCGATTTCAACCGTTTCTCTACCCTGTTTCATGAAGGGGCGGTAACACAACGAGATTTAGACACAGCCCGACAAGCCTATCAAGTGGCCCAGGCGCAAACAAATGCAAGTCAAGAAGCGGTACGACAGGCTCAGGCCAAACTGGTGCAGGCTCGCCAAACTGTTGCGACTGCTCAAGCGGGATTGATAGCGGCGCAAGGTGGCATTCAGCAAGCACAAGCAAAGGGCATCCAAACTCAGGTCAGCCGCAGTGATTTTGGGACGGCGCAAACGGCGATCGTTCAGGCTCAAGTCGCCCTGAAAAATGCCCAACAACAACTGTCCTACACCAACATTCTGGCTCCAGCCGATGGCAAGATTGGTCGCAAAACGGTAGAAGTGGGGCAGCAAATCCAACCGGGTACGCCGTTGATGGCGCTGGTCAGCAATGAATACTGGGTGACGGCTAACTTCAAAGAAACTCAATTAAATAAGATGCGTCCCGGTCAGAAAGTGGAGATTAAGCTGGACTCCTTCCCTGGCAAGAAATTTGAGGGGCGGGTAGATAGCATTGCTCCTGCGTCGGGATCTGAGTTTGCTCTCCTACCGCCAGATAATGCCACGGGTAACTTTACGAAGGTAGTACAACGGATTCCCGTCAAGATTGTTTTCGATCCTCAAAGCATCAAAGGCTATGAGTCGATGATTACACCAGGGATGTCTGCCGTTGTCACCGTTGATTTGAAGTAAGGCGGTTCTTTCGTTGTGCTTCCCTTTCTAGGTCAGAGAGGGAGGTTTGTCGAACTTACGTTAGAACGAAGGGAATGATGTAGCAGGAGGAAACCATTGCAATCCATTTCGCGGGCACTGCGATCGAGAAATTATCGACTCTTCTTTACAGGTCAGGCCATTTCCCTAACAGGCAACTGGATGACGCAAACGGCGACGATCTGGCTAGTGTATCACCTGACCCATTCAGCCTGGATGTTGGGAGTGGTGGGATTTGCCAGTCAACTCCCCAATTTTTTGTTAACCCCGATTGCTGGGGTGCTGGTCGATCGCTGGAACCGTCACCGCACGATTTTGCTGACTCAGTTGCTGGCGATGCTGCAATCCCTGGCGCTGGCGTTTCTAGCCTTTACCAACCAGATTGATGTCTGGCAAGTGATGGCACTGAGCGTCTTTCAGGGGGCTGTGAATGCCCTGGATATGCCCGCGCGTCAAGCGTTCGTAGTGCAGATGGTCGATCGCAAGGAAGATGTGAGTAATGCGATCGCCCTGAATTCCTCCATATTCAGCGGGGCGCGCTTGGTGGGGCCAGCGATCGCTGGGATCGTGATTGCCTCACTGGGGGCAGGCACCTGCTTTCTGCTGGATGGTCTCAGCTATCTCGCAGTGCTGGCAGGGTTATTGGCTATGAAATTACCTCCACTGGCGCGTGACTCCTCTGCTCAATCGCCTGGAACACTCTGGCAGAACCTTCAAGAAGGATTTCAGTATGCCTTTGGATTTCCCCCCATGCGGGCGATTTTATCTCTTGTGGCACTCACCAGTCTGGTAGGAATGCCGTACCTTGTATTGGTGCCCATTTTTGCGGCGCAAATTTTTCATGGAGGAGCAACCACCTTGGGATTGATGATGGCTGCAACTGGACTCGGCGCTTTAATCGCTGCCGTCTATCTCAGTTCTCGCAGCAGTGTGCTGGGATTAGGAAAGCTGATTGCGATCGCCCCTACCATTCTGGGAGTGGCCCTCATGACATTTGCTCTATCGCGCATTCTCTGGCTTTCCTTGCTGGCCATGTTCTTTTTGGGAATGGGTTTAATGTTGCAGCGCACCTCCAGCAACACCCTGTTGCAAACGATCGTGGAAGAAGATAAGCGAGGCCGAGTGATGAGTTTCTTCCTGATGGCGTTTACAGGCATGGCGACCTGCGGCAATTTACTGGCTGGAGGACTGGCTCAACAGATCGGCGCTCCCCATACTTTGTTTATCGGTGGTGTGCTGAGTGTTATCGGATCGCTGCTGTTCATTCGCCAGTTTCCTACGTTTAGAAAGCAGATCCGTCCCATTTACTACCAGATCGGTATTCTGCCTCAGACTAATTCATAAAACCGGAGACTTGTTGTGGCTGCCTCTCTTACCACTCAACCGCCTAGCGATCGCGTTTCATTCAAAACCTGGATTGGGGTCTGGGGGACAGTTCTGGGTGCGTTCATGGCAGTGCTGGATATCCAGATCACCAACTCCTCTTTGAAAGATATTCAGGCGGCTCTGGGAGCCACATTGGAGGAAGGTTCCTGGATCTCAACGGCTTATCTGGTAGCGGAAATTGTGGTCATTCCGCTGACCGGTTGGCTGTCTCAGGTCTTCTCGGTACGCCGTTACATCTTGGTGAATGCGACGCTGTTCATTCTATTCTCCATGCTGTGCGCCTCGGCCTGGAGTTTGCCCTCCATGATTGTGTTCCGGGCATTACAGGGATTCACCGGCGGGATTCTGATCCCGATGGCCTTTACCGTCCTATTAACCACCCTGCCCCCGGCGAAACAACCGATCGGCATGGCTCTGTTTGCCATTACGGCTACCTTTGCCCCCTCCATCGGCCCCACTTTTGGCGGCTGGTTGACAGAAAACTTTAGCTGGCATTATGTCTTCTACATCAACCTGATTCCCGGTCTGTTATTGCTGGCAGCGGTCTGGTATGCGATCGAACCCAAACCCATGCAATTGCATTTGCTGAAAGAAGGAGACTGGGGCGGCATTATTGCCATGGCGATCGGTCTGGGATCACTCCAGATTGTTTTAGAAGAGGGCAGCCGTAAGGATTGGTTTGGCTCAGCGTTGATTGTGCGCTTGACGGCGATCGCAGTGATCTTCCTGGCGATCTTTTTCTGGATTGAACTGACGCGCAAAAAGCCCTTTATTAACCTGCGCTTGATGACCCATCGCAACTTCGGTTTATCCAGCGTGATTAATGTCACCCTGGGATTGGGGCTATATGGTTCGGTCTACATCATGCCCTTATATCTCAGCCAGATTCAGGGATACAACGCCATGCAGATTGGGGAAGTGCTGATGTGGGTGGGCTTTCCCCAGTTATTGATTATTCCGTTTGTCCCCAAACTGATGCAAAAAATTGATGTGCGGGTGTTGATTGCCGTCGGTATTAGCCTGTTTGCCATCAGTTGTTTGATGAACTCGACCCTGACTAATCAGACGGGGCTGGATCAATTGCGCTGGTCACAACTGGTACGGGCGATGGGCCAACCCCTGATTATGATACCCCTGTCTTCTGTGGCTACCGCTGGACTGCCTGCCTCGCAAGCGGGTTCGGCTTCTGGATTATTTAATATGATGCGAAATCTGGGTGGCTCAATCGGGATTGCCGCGATCGCCACCCTGTTAACCAACCGCCAACAGTTTCACTCCAACCGCCTGGGAGAAGCGGTTTCTATCTACAGTCCTGCTACTCAGGAGCGGCTTCAGCAAATGACCCAGTATTTTGTCAGTCAGGGAGCCGACCTGGTCACAGCTCAACAACAGGCTATTGAAACGATGAGCAACATTGTTCGCCGAGAAGCGTATGTAATGGCATTTAATGATTGCTTTTACTTCATCGCCTGCGCCCTTTTGTTAAGCGGTATCACGGTCTTGTTCTTGAAGAAGGTAAAAGCTACAGGCAGTGCCGCGGTTCATTAACCTGTCTTCTGCTTTCTGCCCTGACTCCCGCCTTCAAGAAAGCCGATTGAGCAATTGATTGATCAGATCTGTACTGATCTGCAGATCTGGGCAGGGAATAGTACTGAGTAAACTGGTACTGGAGTCGGTAATCACATGCACTTCTAATAAACCCGCAACCTGGGCCTCAAACAGGAGCCGTTGTCCTGGTAAAACTACGCGCTCAAAGTGCCAGTTCGGGATGTTGACGATTCGCCCAACTTGCAATTTGTCAGTTTTGTTAACGTAACAGCATAAAATTGGGTCGGCAGGAACCACCGCTACGGGAACAGTTGACATAACTCTTACAGGCTTAGGGGTTAGGGAATGATTGGTAGATGCCCCTTCGTAATCTGATAAATCTTCAGAGCGATCGCCCTGTTATCCTACCAGAGAGACTTCCTTAACATCGCTGTGATACAGGAACATAATTTGCCATACACCCTGAAAGTTCTCCAGTGAGTCAGCAGAACCTGATTATTTCTACTGGAGAACTAATTGTGAGTATGAGGGGTTTCCGTAATCCAGGGAGTGATATTTAACGAAGAGACTGGTGATATTGCTGCCGAATTTACGTGATTTCCCTACCCCTTTTGTGTGACCCTGCGCCATCGCTTGAAGTGATGCCAATCACAATGGATGACATCTAACCGTAGAATTACTAACTTGTGTTCTGGTTCTGCCAGGTTTCTGGTCTACCCCCTATGGGCGAGGCGTGAGCTTGAAACACTTTGTAATCTAACAGGGGATTTATCATGGATCCTTTGTTGGAATGCAGGGGGATCTCCAATCCTCGATTCCCAACACCCAATTCCTGATTTCCTATTCCCCTTAACGTTATGGAACTTCGTCGATCGCACGTTTTCATTACCGGAAAAGTCCAGGGAGTGGGCTATCGCTTCTCTACCCAGGATGTTGCTCAGGTGTTTGGTTTGGCAGGCTGGGTGCGCAATTTGCCCGATGGCCGTGTTGAAGCGGTTTTTGAGGGCGATCGAACCGCAGTGGAAAAAATGATTGCCTGGTGCCGCAAAGGACCACCGAATGCTGTTGTAGAAAAAGTAACCGTCACAAATGAAGAACCAGAAGGGTTGAGCGGTTTTGAGATCCGGCGATCGAAATAATTGCGATCAGTCATTTCTAAACTTCGGATCGCTGACTTCTTTTGCAAATCTCAGGGTTTGAGTGTGCTTTTGATTCAGAAGTCGGCGATCTAGAGGGAGTTAAGCCAAAATTATGAAATATAAAATCTATTTATATTTTTCAGGTATTTTCATTTTATGTAGTTATAGCTAGACTGCTATTAGAAGTTTATAGAGGAATTTTGAATGTTCGTTCTGGTCAGGAATCAACAGGCTCTCACATCTTCCTTCAACAACAGGATTAGATCCTTCGATTTGCTGAGTTCTGTACGTCGGCAACTTGACCAACTGGAAATCCAAAGTTCTTTCATGGCCCATTGGATTTGTCGGATAGTCCCCTCCCAATGTCCCTTTGAGCGAGATATCACGGTGTTTGGTCGTCAGGTTGCTCACATTCCACCCCTCTGCAAACTAAACCCTCTTTACGAAGAAGTGGTCAATCTACGGTTTCGGGCACTTTGCTACCTGGCTGATGAATGCGGCGAAGATATTCAGTGCTATTGCTAAGCTAAGGGGCTTGCGCGAAAATAAAATCCCGCTGAACCGCGACTTTTCATAGGTTCTCCGGGTCTTCCCCTAATGCCCGCAGCCGGGCAGCCAGTCGTTCCGCTCGTTGGCGTTCCTGTTCGGCTCGCTGGTGTTCTTGCTCCGCTCGTTGACGTTCCTGTTCGGCCCGTTGGTATGCTTGCTCGGCCCGTTGGTATGCTTGCTCGGCTTGTTGTTGAGCGGCTTCTTCAGGCAACGGAACTAAATTGCCATCGCGATCGTAAAATCGCAGCCAGTGACAGGTTCCAGTCGGTGGTTCTCGACGAATGCTGCCCTCCCAGGTGCCCAACCACAGTTGCAGGGTTTCACACCAAAGCCAGCCGCGCTCATTCGGTAACAGTGGTTGATAGCGTTGCGCCGCGTTTAGATGCCAGCCCTGCAAGGAACTGGGATCGAACGGATCGTAGACAAAGTAATCAGCTGTTCGGAAGGTGCGTTCATACAGATCCTTTTTCACACCTAGATCAACTTTGGCTGTACTGGGAGACATCAGTTCCACAATCACATCTGGATAGCGGCCTTCTTCTTCCCAGACCACCCAGCCCTGCCGTTCGCGATCGCCATCTACATCCAGTACTACAAAGAAATCTGGCCCTCTGAAATCCCGGTTCATGGCCTGATTGCGGCTGTAATAGACAAACATATTACCGCCCGTGAAGCAGTTCGATCGATCAGACAGGGCTTGCAATGCTGAGTCGATCAACACATTCATGGCAATCCGGTGGCGATTGGTTTCCAACGGTTCTCCATCGTCAAAAATTAAATCCGTAGGGGGTGGGGGAGGTTGCCAATCAACCAGGGTCATGTCCTTTACCATGCGCCTTCAACTATCGGTTTTTCCCTACTCGTTGCTCACATACTCCGCAGAAGGTTGAGTATTGGTAGATTCCAGAGCCGCTTTCAGGGTATGCCAGGTGAGGGTGGCGCATTTAATGCGGACGGGGAACTGGGAAACGCCCTGCATTACATTTAGCTTGCGGAATTCGGTGGGAAATTCTGCGCCGCCTTTCATCATGTCCTGAAACTGTTGCACCATGGCGATCGCTTCATCCACGCTGCGGCCTCTCATCGCTTCTGCCATCAGATCAGCCGAAGCCATCGCGATCGCGCATCCTTCCCCTTCAAACTTGACATCTTCAATGCGATCGCCCGCTGGATTCAGGTGCAACGTCAGTTCGATCGTATCCCCACAGGAAGGATTATGACCTTTCTGATACCGATCCACAGGATTTGTTTGGCCCCGATGCCGGGGTTTTTTGTAGCGTTCCAGAATGACTTGCTGATAGAGATCGCGGAGGTTGCCCAAAGAGGTCATGAGTTGTGTACATCCACTAGGTTCATCTTCCTCCATCCTATCAGCAGGGATGATGGTGAGAGAGGGGAAAAGTGAGAGGGCAGGGGAGCTACCCCTCCACCGATCATTTTGTCATCTGTCATCCCATCATTGTCACCGGATGCAGTTTGCGGTTATACAACCAGAGCAACAAGCCAGTGGCAGCAATTTTTAGTCCATCGAATAGCCAGTAGCTGAGGTGCAGTTGATTCATGGATGCAGGCGGTTGGTTGGATTCAACAAACCAGTTGAGTTGTAGTCCCAGGGCGCTCATTTGCGGGGTGAAGCCGTAGGTATCTACCAGTGCGATCGCCAACAGCAACAGGGATAGCAACACTGTCATCCACCCTGGACGGTTCCAGGGATGCCGACCATAGCGCAAACCTAAAATGCTGGTGAGCACCAGACCTGCACAGAGTAATTCAATTCGGTTAAAAAGAGAAAATAGAGAGTAGCCTGCGATCGCAAAATTGGGTTCTGTCATCATGCCGGAGGTGTAAAGTGCGGGCATGACAATCCCGTCCAGCATCAGAATACTGCTTAACTAGAAGCCCAGGGTTAATAAAAGAATCACTTTCCAGGAAGAGGAACTATCCTTTTTAAGACTAGAAGCGGTGGCCATAATTGCCTCGATAGCACTTACTGTTCAGCTTAATCAATGAAGTCAATACTTCTCTTCAAATGAATGGAATTTGTAACATTAAAATAAGTCTGACAGAAGGCTGTCAGACTTTTAAGAACTATCAAATTAGAGTCTCTACTAATAAGGGTGGACAAAGAATTAAACTGCAATCAACCAGTGAGATAGATGAGAAATAACGATCTGCCCTCCTTTCTGGAAGTCACTGATAGTTTACTGAACGTCATCAGTTGTGCAATTTCTCTGAAAATTAGTTGGGAATAACCAACCTGAAAGCGTCACTTAAGAGTCACGCAAGTGATATTCAATTATGCCGAAACGATGGACGATAGATTGAACTTAATCACCAGTTGTGCAGTGGCTTTGGAAGGAGACACAAGTCCAAAAGCCTTAATTTGAAGAGGTTTTCTTTGCTCTTTGTGTCTATATAAAAGATAGCACTTTCAACCCGGATTAAAAGAGCCTTTAAAGGAAGTTAATACGTGGTTAAACGGGCACATACTAGCGCAACATTTCGACACAAATACGAGTGACACTGTGATTTGGGCAGTGATGATCTACGGTTTGGTTACCAGAAGCCACCGCTGCCACCGTTGACAGATGCTGAAATGGAGTGGATTGATCAGCAATTGAGAACGCGAGGATTGCGGTAGCCTACTCTGTACGATTATTAAATGTCCAGATCTTCTAGATTCAACTTTGGCCCATAGGTTTCGATGAACTCCCGTCGAGGAGCCACCCGATCGCCCATCAGCACGGTAAACACGCGATCTGCTTCGGCGGCATCCTCAATTTCCACTCGTTTCAGGGTGCGGCTTTCCGGGTTCATAGTGGTATCCCACAATTGTTCCGGCATCATTTCTCCCAACCCTTTGAACCGTTGAATTTCGTACTTGGCATTTTCGGGGAAAGTGGCGATCAGTTGATCCCGTTCGCGATCGCTGTAGCAATAGTAGTGATTGCGGCCCCGCTCAATTTTATAGAGAGGCGGGCAGGCAATGTAGACATAGCCCTGATCCACCATATCCCGTTGATAGCGGTAGAAGAAGGTGAGCAGCAGGGTACGAATGTGAGCACCGTCTACATCTGCATCAGTCATGATGACAACCCGGTGGTAACGCAGTTGGGAGGCATCAAACTCTTCCCCTTTAATCCCCAGACCCAGTGCTGTGATCAACGCTTGAATCTCAGCATTTTTGTAGATCTTGGCATCATCGGTCTTTTCAATGTTGAGGATCTTGCCCCGCAGCGGCAGGATCGCCTGGAATCGCCGATCGCGTCCCTGCTTGGCGCTGTTATGCACAAAGACTCCGCTGGCTAAGGCAAAGTTATGAGTGTGGGGAACTTCGATATCGTAGACATCAATCAGTTCTGTCAGCCATTTAATCGAAACAATTTTATGGTTGTAATTCGCAATTGCCTCACGAGCCAGAAACTCATTTCCATCAAAATATCTCTGACAGAAAGTATCAAAACGCAGAAGAGACTTATCCCGAAGCTGAAGCCGCAGCCTTTGGTAAGCAACCAGGTCGAGACTACCTTGCTCTACCTCAACTTGTTTGAGAGCTGCGATCGTCTTTCGATAATAAGTTTGGGAGAGTGCAGCCCGACGCTTAGCTCTAAATTCTGGTGTCCACTGCTCTTTCGTCTTTTCACTTCGCCAGGATAATAGATCTTGATCCCGCCATTGTTGCGTGGACTGTTCTGAGAACTGTTGACGCACTTCAGGATGAGCAGCAAAGTAAGCAGCGACCCGCTCAGATTGAGCTAATCGATTGGCTGCATCGCTCCAGTATGCTTGCTGCGCCTGGAGAAGCTGCGTGTGGTTCTGTTGTTGATAGACTGCGTCAGAGTTGTAAAACTCACGCCACTTGTTCATCATGAAAGTCTTATAAGCTGCATTTTGCCACTGGGCCTTTGCTTGTTCAGAAAGAATCTGACGCGTTTCTGGTTGCCGCATGCGATCGCTCATCATGGCGCGAAAGGCTTCGCTTTGCCGGATTTCACGACACTTGTCAACCACATCCGGTCGGTGCAGGGTTTTCTCTAGA from Leptodesmis sichuanensis A121 includes:
- a CDS encoding Fe(3+) ABC transporter substrate-binding protein; translation: MNITRRTLLALGTTIVTIAAGSFAQYALVNAQANRVLNLYSARHYDTDNALYQGFTKRTGIKVNLVEAPADKLIERIKSEGANSPADVLMTVDAGNLWRAEEAGLLQPISSRALQSAIPANLRDPEGHWFGLSKRARVIVYNKNRVKPSELSTYEDLANPKWKGRVIMRSSSNVYNQSLTGSLLAVHGAKKTEEWAKGLVANFARPPQGNDTAQIKEVAAGVGDVTFANTYYVVRLMESNKPEDRDVVSKIGVFFPNQGNRGTHVNISGGGVVKTSRNRDAAIKFLEYLVSPEAQTIFAKGNNEYPVRANVAVDPKLASLGKFKEDRINAAVFGRNNNQAVRIMDRAGWK
- a CDS encoding pantothenate kinase — its product is MALMESWLALAIGNSHLHWGLFIGDRLHHTWDTPHLSPDQVHYLISHHFDFTLFPSSPHPPPPNPHPLISNPPLHIASVVPTQTQLWTTYPQAHLLQLTDVPLQGMYPTFGLDRALTLWAAILAIGSPVLVIDAGTALTFTAADENHHLLGGAILPGLRLQLAALSQNTAALPHSPLPTSHSPLPPHWSLTTPEAIASGILHTLLAGIRDFLNHWWKRYPAGQVMMTGGDSDRFYHYLITEQPILAQRLHCDRTLIFKGMQAVRAQRN
- a CDS encoding CPBP family glutamic-type intramembrane protease gives rise to the protein MQSPVIQFLVQRLVCAWQTPVTLEAWLYAAALLGIYSMITVPVAFRLGFVRVSASQLSVKDQVGVIAIALVMPSIFEEVVFRVLLLPHPGEGTSPDVQWLWGAIALLIFVLFHPLNSFTFFPASRTTFLSPIFLMAAGFLGAVCSLSYWQSGSLWPPVVIHWIVVVVWLLFLGGYEKLYSPSSQS
- a CDS encoding DHA2 family efflux MFS transporter permease subunit — protein: MAASLTTQPPSDRVSFKTWIGVWGTVLGAFMAVLDIQITNSSLKDIQAALGATLEEGSWISTAYLVAEIVVIPLTGWLSQVFSVRRYILVNATLFILFSMLCASAWSLPSMIVFRALQGFTGGILIPMAFTVLLTTLPPAKQPIGMALFAITATFAPSIGPTFGGWLTENFSWHYVFYINLIPGLLLLAAVWYAIEPKPMQLHLLKEGDWGGIIAMAIGLGSLQIVLEEGSRKDWFGSALIVRLTAIAVIFLAIFFWIELTRKKPFINLRLMTHRNFGLSSVINVTLGLGLYGSVYIMPLYLSQIQGYNAMQIGEVLMWVGFPQLLIIPFVPKLMQKIDVRVLIAVGISLFAISCLMNSTLTNQTGLDQLRWSQLVRAMGQPLIMIPLSSVATAGLPASQAGSASGLFNMMRNLGGSIGIAAIATLLTNRQQFHSNRLGEAVSIYSPATQERLQQMTQYFVSQGADLVTAQQQAIETMSNIVRREAYVMAFNDCFYFIACALLLSGITVLFLKKVKATGSAAVH
- a CDS encoding HlyD family secretion protein — encoded protein: MKRLDAPSLNGNGRVHRGEPGTLDDLDGRQLEASEDLDAESAVSVLNPPQTAPATTPVTESPSEPTPTPQAPKHRPIKAILAVAGVGAIAAGAFGYHYWQYASSHEETDNATVAGHIHQISARVPGTVQDVLVNDNQMVKKGQLLVKLDPSDYQIKLQQAQADLAAAQQKANTAQVTIALAAKNAAASGTQSQGDVAKAQAAIAQAQAQVTEAQAGVPQAEAQLAQSQANWQKAQADFNRFSTLFHEGAVTQRDLDTARQAYQVAQAQTNASQEAVRQAQAKLVQARQTVATAQAGLIAAQGGIQQAQAKGIQTQVSRSDFGTAQTAIVQAQVALKNAQQQLSYTNILAPADGKIGRKTVEVGQQIQPGTPLMALVSNEYWVTANFKETQLNKMRPGQKVEIKLDSFPGKKFEGRVDSIAPASGSEFALLPPDNATGNFTKVVQRIPVKIVFDPQSIKGYESMITPGMSAVVTVDLK
- a CDS encoding MFS transporter translates to MQSISRALRSRNYRLFFTGQAISLTGNWMTQTATIWLVYHLTHSAWMLGVVGFASQLPNFLLTPIAGVLVDRWNRHRTILLTQLLAMLQSLALAFLAFTNQIDVWQVMALSVFQGAVNALDMPARQAFVVQMVDRKEDVSNAIALNSSIFSGARLVGPAIAGIVIASLGAGTCFLLDGLSYLAVLAGLLAMKLPPLARDSSAQSPGTLWQNLQEGFQYAFGFPPMRAILSLVALTSLVGMPYLVLVPIFAAQIFHGGATTLGLMMAATGLGALIAAVYLSSRSSVLGLGKLIAIAPTILGVALMTFALSRILWLSLLAMFFLGMGLMLQRTSSNTLLQTIVEEDKRGRVMSFFLMAFTGMATCGNLLAGGLAQQIGAPHTLFIGGVLSVIGSLLFIRQFPTFRKQIRPIYYQIGILPQTNS